A single region of the Triticum dicoccoides isolate Atlit2015 ecotype Zavitan chromosome 2B, WEW_v2.0, whole genome shotgun sequence genome encodes:
- the LOC119363465 gene encoding protein LHCP TRANSLOCATION DEFECT-like yields the protein MASIPCTIQLATKTASSSSGWRSPRAARGGLRAAQVGGAAAWLRPSLLSKVAPARESGRVGFFKFGNKDAEGAGIYGSQARDDFDRDDVEQYFNYMGMLAVEGTYDKMEALLNQSIHPVDILLILAASEGDLPKIEELLKAGAKYDVKDADGRTALDRASGEVREFITGFAVAKKA from the exons ATGGCCTCCATCCCGTGCACCATCCAGCTCGCGACCAAGACGGCGTCCTCGTCGTCGGGGTGGAGGTCGCCGCGGGCGGCGCGGGGAGGGCTGAGGGCGGCGCAGGTGGGCGGCGCCGCAGCGTGGCTGCGGCCGTCACTGTTGAGCAAGGtggcgccggcgagggagagcgGCAGGGTGGGGTTCTTCAAGTTCGGGAACAAGGACGCGGAGGGCGCCGGCATCTACGGCAGCCAGGCGAGGGACGACTTCGACCGCGACGACGTGGAGCAG TACTTCAACTACATGGGGATGCTGGCGGTGGAGGGCACCTACGACAAGATGGAGGCGCTGCTGAACCAGAGCATCCACCCGGTGGACATCCTGCTGATTCTGGCCGCCTCCGAGGGCGACTTGCCCAAGATCGAGGAGCTGCTCAAGGCCGGCGCCAAGTACGACGTCAAGGACGCCGACGGGAGGACGGCGCTGGACCGTGCTAGCGGCGAGGTCAGGGAGTTCATCACCGGCTTCGCCGTGGCCAAGAAGGCATGA